A single Sulfurimonas aquatica DNA region contains:
- a CDS encoding DUF5625 family protein, protein MWITSLCTFPPLIEDEPFSIKKENSSISIPFEAPVEKSYFLKMNFIFPTTKARLEDKFIGSRYNQYCQGDINYDEIPDDDRKGLGQPLKFKVIIQEKDGSIVFEKIVESLCRTSFKQNISTRTIASVPLLKGEYLAKITFLEKQNSLGLKDVNTTIRLDAGRWLK, encoded by the coding sequence ATGTGGATAACATCTCTATGTACATTTCCACCTCTTATTGAAGATGAACCATTTTCAATTAAAAAAGAAAACTCATCAATTTCCATTCCTTTTGAAGCACCTGTTGAAAAAAGCTATTTTTTAAAAATGAACTTTATATTTCCAACGACTAAGGCTCGACTAGAAGACAAGTTTATTGGTAGTAGATATAATCAATATTGCCAAGGTGATATAAACTATGATGAGATACCTGATGATGATAGAAAAGGGCTTGGACAGCCTTTAAAATTTAAAGTAATTATTCAAGAAAAAGATGGTTCTATTGTTTTTGAAAAAATAGTTGAATCATTGTGTAGAACTTCATTTAAACAAAATATTAGTACACGAACAATTGCAAGTGTTCCATTACTAAAAGGTGAATATTTAGCTAAAATAACTTTTCTAGAGAAACAAAACAGCTTAGGTCTGAAAGATGTTAATACCACTATAAGACTAGATGCAGGACGTTGGTTAAAATAA
- a CDS encoding AAA family ATPase, with amino-acid sequence MIERFYLKDYLSFKESELELNSGLVVFTGPSGSGKSILMNSILSSLGGASCEAALCESSVTWNINADDIGIENEEINVFKHIKKGNSRYFVNNQSLSKKSIGIVAADYLRHLSLKDFSDFENENLLSILDDRVGVKNKKVLKLKESYQKSFLEYQDVKRELQVIEEEEKKIVELKEFAAFEIKKIDDINPTTGEDEELSVIKKELSKKEKVLESLESAMEIFNHEHLVSSALDTLDAESAFFDDAMNELRAVFDSATERFSALEDLDIEEILNRIEEISGLKRRYGSIEEALEYKEQKKLELEKYENIEIARNDLEERYTKLSKEIETLANELSDLRLKALPDFESSLNSYLSHLYLRDADVTLQKREYKLHGQDELSIKLNSTELAKISTGEFNRLRLAILALKSELMSQNGGVLMLDEIDANLSGEESMSVAKVLRQLSKHFQIFVISHQPQLTSMGDQHFLVYKDGNISKTKELNFQERVDEIARIISGENISNEAKKFARELLEANNDN; translated from the coding sequence ATGATAGAGAGATTTTACTTAAAAGATTACCTTAGTTTTAAAGAGAGTGAGTTAGAACTTAACTCTGGTCTCGTTGTGTTTACTGGGCCTAGTGGTAGTGGTAAGTCCATACTTATGAACTCCATACTTTCTTCTTTGGGTGGGGCTTCTTGCGAGGCCGCTCTATGTGAGTCTAGCGTTACTTGGAACATAAACGCGGATGACATAGGCATAGAAAACGAAGAGATTAACGTCTTCAAGCACATAAAAAAAGGAAACTCGCGTTACTTTGTAAACAACCAAAGCCTCTCTAAAAAGTCTATAGGCATAGTCGCGGCTGATTATCTTCGTCATTTGAGCCTTAAGGACTTTAGCGACTTTGAGAATGAAAACTTACTCTCTATACTTGATGATAGAGTAGGGGTGAAAAACAAAAAGGTGCTAAAACTCAAAGAGAGCTACCAGAAGAGCTTTTTAGAGTACCAAGACGTTAAACGCGAACTACAAGTAATAGAAGAAGAAGAGAAAAAGATAGTAGAGCTCAAAGAGTTCGCGGCGTTTGAGATAAAAAAGATAGATGACATAAACCCAACTACCGGAGAAGACGAAGAACTATCAGTGATAAAAAAAGAGCTTTCAAAAAAAGAGAAAGTGCTGGAGAGTTTAGAGTCCGCTATGGAGATTTTTAACCATGAGCACCTTGTTTCTAGCGCGTTAGATACTTTGGACGCTGAGAGTGCGTTCTTTGATGACGCTATGAATGAGCTTCGAGCGGTGTTTGATAGTGCGACTGAGAGATTTTCAGCTCTTGAGGACTTAGACATAGAAGAGATTTTAAACCGCATAGAAGAGATAAGCGGACTTAAACGCAGATATGGAAGCATAGAAGAGGCTCTGGAGTATAAAGAGCAGAAAAAACTAGAGTTAGAGAAATATGAGAACATAGAGATAGCTAGAAACGACTTAGAAGAGAGATACACTAAGTTGTCAAAAGAGATAGAAACGCTAGCAAATGAGCTAAGCGACCTGCGTTTAAAGGCACTACCAGATTTTGAGAGCTCTTTAAACTCTTATTTAAGTCATCTCTATCTAAGAGACGCGGACGTAACGCTACAAAAAAGAGAGTACAAGCTCCACGGACAAGATGAACTAAGCATAAAACTAAACTCGACTGAACTTGCAAAGATAAGTACGGGAGAGTTTAACCGTCTACGTTTAGCGATTCTCGCATTAAAGTCGGAGCTTATGAGTCAAAATGGTGGTGTTTTAATGCTTGATGAGATAGATGCTAACCTTAGTGGTGAAGAGTCTATGAGTGTCGCAAAAGTACTTCGTCAGCTCTCTAAGCACTTTCAGATATTTGTAATTTCTCATCAGCCACAACTTACTTCTATGGGAGATCAGCACTTTTTGGTCTATAAAGATGGTAATATTTCAAAAACAAAAGAGTTAAACTTCCAAGAGAGAGTTGATGAGATAGCCAGAATCATAAGTGGCGAAAATATCTCAAACGAAGCTAAAAAGTTTGCTCGTGAACTACTAGAGGCAAATAATGATAATTGA
- a CDS encoding TatD family hydrolase → MIIDTHIHLDDERYEEDLDEVLSRAREGGVERFIIPGADKNTLPRAIEIAEKYDDVYFAVGIHPYDMEQFDLLDFDKYVHHEKCVAVGECGLDYFRLEGSDEEKSAEKKEQKRVFAAQIELAKKYKKPLIVHVRDASRDSKALMLENGAGEVGGVLHCYNADEELLSLANEGFYFGIGGVLTFKNAKKLINVLPKIPQEKLIIETDGPYLTPMPYRGKRNEPLYTTFVAQKMSELLEIDLENIKQTTTSNALKLFNIL, encoded by the coding sequence ATGATAATTGATACGCATATACACTTAGATGACGAACGCTACGAAGAGGACCTAGATGAAGTACTTTCTCGTGCTAGAGAGGGTGGGGTAGAGAGATTTATAATTCCTGGTGCAGATAAGAACACTCTTCCTCGCGCCATAGAGATAGCTGAGAAGTATGATGATGTTTACTTTGCAGTTGGGATTCATCCATATGACATGGAGCAGTTTGACTTACTTGATTTTGATAAGTATGTCCACCATGAGAAGTGCGTAGCTGTGGGTGAGTGTGGGCTTGACTACTTTCGCCTAGAAGGGAGTGATGAGGAAAAATCGGCTGAAAAGAAAGAGCAAAAAAGAGTTTTTGCCGCGCAAATAGAGCTTGCAAAAAAGTATAAGAAACCTTTGATAGTGCATGTTCGTGACGCCTCTCGCGACTCAAAAGCTCTTATGTTAGAAAATGGTGCCGGAGAAGTCGGTGGAGTGCTTCACTGTTATAACGCGGATGAAGAGCTTTTAAGTCTTGCAAATGAAGGTTTTTACTTTGGCATAGGCGGAGTGTTGACGTTTAAAAACGCCAAGAAGCTCATAAATGTCCTACCAAAGATACCGCAAGAGAAACTAATCATAGAGACAGATGGACCATATCTAACGCCAATGCCGTATCGTGGAAAAAGAAACGAGCCGCTCTATACAACTTTTGTAGCTCAGAAAATGTCAGAACTTTTAGAAATAGATCTCGAAAACATAAAACAAACTACTACAAGCAATGCCCTAAAACTCTTTAATATTTTATAA
- a CDS encoding lytic transglycosylase domain-containing protein — MFKYFLIIFFPLFLFANLTYESNYNKELSVLDSFNIESAFLYDPIMNDMRTRNSSKGRKKLFFRAMKDAYTFIPMIKSTLTKYDVPQEFLYLAMAESNFSTKAYSNKRAAGLWQFMPATGRRFDLKIDEYVDERRDLVKSTHAAAKYLTRLHKRFGKWYLAAIAYNCGGGRLNQAIRKAGSDELSVLLDEDKKYIPRESRYYIRKIVALALIGTDEKHLLSSEYEYLLNRANAYSITPIKLSSGESLERVSKLIEMPLKDLKKLNRHLKYDFVPPYAEDYEVYIPYIKLAEFKQNYYESPMKNIYKLHVVSRGDNLSYIGKKYGISYKVIKDFNNLKSNRLRLKQKLVIPISKHNKSNKFDSKHYYMVKSGDSLISISKATKVSVQNIMLQNHLKNSNIRIGERLKIYE, encoded by the coding sequence ATGTTCAAATATTTTTTAATCATTTTCTTTCCACTTTTTCTCTTTGCAAACCTAACATATGAGTCAAACTACAACAAAGAACTCTCAGTTCTAGACTCTTTTAATATAGAGTCGGCATTTTTGTATGATCCTATTATGAATGATATGAGAACAAGAAACAGCTCTAAGGGGAGAAAAAAACTCTTCTTTAGAGCAATGAAAGATGCATATACTTTTATCCCTATGATAAAGAGTACACTCACAAAGTATGACGTTCCTCAAGAGTTCTTATACCTAGCGATGGCTGAGTCAAACTTTAGTACTAAAGCATACTCAAACAAAAGAGCAGCCGGACTTTGGCAGTTTATGCCTGCTACTGGTAGAAGATTTGATTTGAAAATTGATGAGTATGTTGATGAAAGAAGAGACTTAGTCAAGTCAACACATGCCGCTGCAAAATACCTCACAAGACTTCATAAAAGATTTGGAAAATGGTATCTAGCCGCTATCGCTTACAACTGTGGTGGTGGGCGTTTAAATCAGGCTATAAGAAAAGCAGGAAGTGATGAGCTATCTGTTTTACTTGATGAAGACAAAAAATACATTCCACGTGAGAGCCGTTACTATATCCGTAAAATAGTCGCGTTAGCACTTATTGGTACTGATGAAAAGCATCTTCTCTCTAGCGAGTACGAATACCTTTTAAATCGTGCAAATGCTTACTCTATCACTCCTATTAAACTCTCTAGCGGAGAATCTTTAGAGAGAGTCTCTAAGCTGATAGAAATGCCTCTTAAAGATTTGAAAAAGCTAAATAGACACTTGAAATATGACTTTGTGCCTCCTTATGCCGAAGATTACGAGGTTTATATCCCATATATCAAATTAGCAGAGTTTAAACAAAACTATTATGAGTCACCTATGAAAAATATTTATAAACTTCATGTTGTTTCTAGAGGCGATAACCTATCTTACATTGGAAAAAAATATGGAATTTCTTACAAGGTTATAAAAGATTTTAACAATCTAAAAAGTAATAGATTAAGATTGAAACAGAAGCTTGTCATTCCCATCTCAAAACATAACAAAAGTAATAAATTTGATTCAAAGCACTACTACATGGTCAAAAGTGGAGATTCATTAATCTCAATATCTAAGGCGACAAAAGTGAGCGTTCAAAATATAATGCTTCAAAATCATCTTAAAAATTCAAATATTAGAATTGGTGAAAGGTTAAAAATTTATGAATAA
- a CDS encoding septal ring lytic transglycosylase RlpA family protein, protein MNKFYIFALVLIVLFSSGCSTRGKKTYRNYQHSKTKVYRDSSGAYSSSIDRKKYSHPTMRPYTIRGIKYYPTVVSVGDEYTGNASWYGPDFHGKLTSNGETYNMYDMTAAHKTLPMNTIVKVTNLRNGLSTVVRINDRGPFVETRIIDLSNTAAKKIKMVGAGTAPVRLEILGFETKGKRTIPTKKELKTSPQEQSTGEYALQIASFSRIEGAIITQEKYDNTDGYRTVIKDVEVESGRVFKVVLKGFKSEDEARDYKASGIFKNAFIIRED, encoded by the coding sequence ATGAATAAGTTTTATATATTTGCACTTGTTCTGATTGTTCTTTTTAGTAGTGGATGTAGCACTAGAGGTAAAAAAACATACAGAAACTATCAGCACTCTAAAACAAAAGTATATAGAGATAGTTCAGGCGCATACAGTAGCAGTATAGATAGAAAAAAATACTCTCACCCTACGATGAGACCATATACCATCCGAGGGATTAAGTACTATCCTACTGTAGTTAGCGTTGGAGATGAGTATACAGGAAACGCTAGCTGGTACGGACCCGATTTTCATGGAAAGCTTACCTCAAATGGTGAGACATATAATATGTACGATATGACAGCCGCACATAAAACACTGCCAATGAATACTATTGTTAAAGTAACCAATCTAAGAAATGGACTCAGTACCGTAGTGAGGATTAACGATAGAGGTCCTTTTGTTGAGACAAGAATCATTGACCTCTCTAACACCGCAGCCAAAAAAATAAAAATGGTAGGAGCAGGGACTGCACCGGTCAGACTAGAAATACTTGGGTTTGAGACTAAAGGCAAACGCACCATACCAACTAAAAAAGAGTTGAAAACGTCACCACAAGAGCAATCTACGGGAGAGTATGCACTTCAAATAGCATCTTTTTCAAGAATAGAGGGTGCAATAATAACTCAAGAGAAGTATGATAATACAGATGGGTATAGAACTGTTATCAAAGATGTTGAAGTTGAGAGTGGTAGAGTATTTAAAGTTGTGTTAAAAGGCTTTAAAAGTGAAGACGAAGCTAGAGACTACAAAGCATCTGGAATATTTAAAAATGCATTTATAATAAGAGAGGATTAA
- the hisB gene encoding imidazoleglycerol-phosphate dehydratase HisB, translating into MITKTRTTKETDITVSLELNGSGKSKVSTGVGFLDHMLESFSKHSLIDLEVSCKGDTHIDDHHSVEDVGIVLGSLLAQAIYPVKNMERFGSANIVMDEACVSCDLDLSNRPFLVYELEVSGKVGNFDTELVEEFYRAFVLNAKISTHIIQLRGKNKHHIIEASFKSLAVAIRRATTRNDRVGIPSTKDVL; encoded by the coding sequence ATGATTACAAAAACAAGAACAACAAAAGAGACAGATATAACTGTATCATTAGAGTTAAATGGAAGTGGGAAAAGTAAGGTATCTACTGGTGTTGGCTTTTTAGACCATATGCTTGAGAGCTTTTCAAAGCACTCGCTTATCGATCTAGAAGTATCTTGCAAGGGTGATACTCACATAGACGACCACCATAGCGTTGAAGATGTTGGAATCGTACTTGGTTCACTTCTAGCACAAGCTATATATCCAGTTAAAAATATGGAGCGCTTTGGTAGTGCAAATATAGTTATGGATGAGGCTTGTGTATCGTGTGATTTAGATCTAAGCAATAGACCATTTTTAGTTTATGAGCTTGAGGTAAGCGGTAAAGTTGGCAATTTTGATACGGAACTAGTAGAAGAGTTTTATAGAGCGTTTGTTTTAAACGCAAAGATAAGTACGCACATCATACAGCTTCGTGGTAAAAATAAACACCATATCATTGAAGCATCATTTAAGTCTCTTGCGGTTGCGATAAGAAGAGCCACTACAAGAAATGATAGAGTTGGCATTCCTAGTACAAAAGACGTTTTATGA
- a CDS encoding KdsC family phosphatase, translating into MIKLIVLDVDGCLSDGSLIYSNDSIESKSFNVKDGLGITTWIKMGNEVAIITGRKSEIVKKRATELGIKHLYQGVRDKDRVLKELVESLGLKFYELGAIGDDLNDYNMLSLVGRSFTPKNGVKEIRELVDTVLNYNGGDGAVREMIDTLVDENDQREEFLSVWI; encoded by the coding sequence ATGATAAAGCTGATTGTTTTAGACGTTGACGGCTGTCTGAGTGATGGCTCACTTATCTATTCAAACGATTCTATAGAGAGCAAAAGCTTTAATGTTAAAGATGGACTTGGAATCACTACCTGGATAAAAATGGGTAATGAAGTAGCAATCATAACTGGTCGAAAATCAGAAATAGTGAAAAAAAGAGCGACCGAACTTGGCATAAAGCATCTCTATCAAGGTGTACGGGACAAAGATAGAGTACTAAAAGAGCTTGTAGAGTCACTTGGTTTAAAGTTTTATGAACTTGGAGCAATTGGAGATGATTTAAATGACTACAATATGCTATCTCTTGTTGGTAGAAGCTTTACTCCTAAAAATGGCGTTAAAGAGATTCGAGAGTTAGTAGATACAGTCTTAAACTATAATGGTGGAGATGGCGCGGTGAGAGAGATGATAGATACTTTAGTTGATGAAAATGATCAAAGAGAAGAGTTTCTATCAGTTTGGATTTAA
- the lptC gene encoding LPS export ABC transporter periplasmic protein LptC: MFFLFILSSLMMIFYFFKPLDIKQQLFVDIPLFEIRDFSLYELNQEKIKTFMSGDVATRYADRYTVKSMDFTDNSKTYIANMKADSGLYEGDIITLIGKVSYFREDGLTFDSQEVVYNKKTSVAKTQSEYVAYMGDNKITGVSLEYNSLLNKIESKQVVAKYILDEEQL, from the coding sequence ATTTTTTTTCTCTTTATACTAAGTAGTTTGATGATGATTTTTTATTTTTTCAAGCCACTTGATATAAAGCAGCAACTCTTTGTAGATATACCTCTTTTTGAAATCAGGGACTTCTCTCTTTACGAGCTCAACCAAGAGAAAATAAAAACTTTTATGTCTGGAGATGTTGCTACAAGATATGCTGATAGATATACTGTTAAAAGTATGGATTTTACAGATAACTCAAAAACTTACATCGCCAATATGAAGGCTGATAGTGGCTTGTACGAAGGTGATATTATCACTCTTATTGGAAAGGTATCATACTTTAGAGAAGATGGGCTAACGTTTGATTCGCAAGAAGTTGTTTACAATAAAAAAACTTCAGTCGCTAAAACACAGAGTGAGTATGTTGCATATATGGGTGATAATAAGATTACAGGAGTCTCTTTGGAGTATAATAGCTTACTAAATAAAATAGAGTCAAAACAGGTAGTCGCAAAATATATCTTAGATGAGGAACAATTATGA
- the lptA gene encoding lipopolysaccharide transport periplasmic protein LptA — MRIIFILFFTTLLFSQELKIKANSFKADESQGISVFDGDVNIVKGNDEINASNLTIYVDKENKPTKFVAIGNVSFKIQTKQNAKYRGSSNKIIYLPLKKEYHFFENVHLVQINEKKEIHGDKVILSIVDGKAYAQGLKKEPVIMIFDIAEEKE, encoded by the coding sequence ATGAGAATAATTTTTATACTTTTTTTTACAACTTTACTTTTTTCTCAAGAACTGAAGATTAAAGCAAACTCATTTAAAGCAGATGAGAGTCAAGGTATATCCGTATTTGATGGAGACGTTAACATTGTCAAAGGTAATGATGAGATAAACGCATCTAACTTGACAATATATGTAGATAAAGAGAATAAGCCAACGAAGTTTGTCGCTATTGGCAATGTCTCTTTTAAGATACAGACAAAACAGAATGCAAAATATAGAGGAAGTTCAAATAAGATAATCTATTTGCCACTTAAAAAGGAGTATCACTTTTTTGAAAATGTTCATTTAGTACAAATAAATGAGAAAAAAGAGATACATGGCGATAAAGTGATTTTAAGTATAGTTGATGGAAAAGCATATGCTCAGGGCCTCAAAAAAGAGCCTGTGATAATGATTTTTGATATAGCTGAAGAGAAGGAATAG
- the yihA gene encoding ribosome biogenesis GTP-binding protein YihA/YsxC translates to MTSAPNVGAAPESDEQNEIVFMARSNVGKSSLLNALTNHKGLAKVSSTPGKTRLINYFDVTLLNREEDKKVNAKFVDLPGFGYAKVSKSMKHDWEKNLTDYISTREQIKVFIHLVDCRHPHLDIDTSVSQFLFDNVRENQYIIQIFTKIDKLNQKEQNALRREFPNAMTVSSSKKRGTKKIINVIYDLLEEKEKNED, encoded by the coding sequence ATGACATCGGCTCCAAATGTTGGAGCAGCACCAGAGTCGGATGAACAAAATGAAATAGTATTCATGGCAAGATCAAACGTAGGCAAGAGCTCACTTTTAAATGCTTTGACAAATCATAAAGGTCTTGCAAAAGTATCTTCAACACCAGGTAAAACCAGACTTATCAACTATTTTGATGTGACACTTTTAAACAGAGAAGAAGATAAAAAGGTTAATGCAAAGTTTGTTGACCTGCCAGGTTTTGGATATGCAAAGGTCTCTAAATCTATGAAGCATGATTGGGAGAAAAACTTAACTGACTACATATCAACTAGAGAACAGATTAAAGTTTTTATACATCTTGTTGATTGTAGACATCCTCATCTTGACATAGATACATCCGTGAGTCAATTTTTGTTTGACAACGTACGTGAAAATCAGTACATAATTCAAATCTTTACTAAGATAGATAAACTCAATCAAAAAGAGCAAAACGCTCTTAGACGTGAGTTTCCAAATGCGATGACTGTATCAAGCTCTAAAAAAAGAGGTACTAAGAAAATTATCAATGTTATTTACGATCTTTTAGAGGAAAAAGAAAAAAATGAAGATTGA
- a CDS encoding N-acetyltransferase, translating into MKIEYKKAKLSDIVMMRELILPEIENGIILDRSEDEIATNIRSYTLVLGDEQLLGFCALHVHTSELAEIRSLVVKDGFRGNKIGESIINEVLKEATSLGLKRVLSLTYKQAFFERLGFVEIPKESLPEHKIWADCIKCKHFPICNEVSLIKDL; encoded by the coding sequence ATGAAGATTGAGTATAAAAAAGCTAAACTCAGTGATATAGTGATGATGAGGGAGTTGATTCTTCCAGAAATAGAAAATGGAATCATTTTAGATAGAAGTGAAGATGAGATAGCAACAAATATTCGCTCTTACACACTTGTACTTGGAGATGAACAACTTTTAGGGTTCTGTGCTTTACATGTACATACATCAGAACTGGCTGAGATCAGATCGCTTGTTGTAAAAGATGGTTTTAGAGGCAATAAAATAGGTGAATCTATAATTAACGAGGTGCTCAAGGAAGCTACTTCTCTTGGTTTAAAAAGAGTCCTAAGTCTAACGTATAAGCAAGCTTTCTTTGAAAGACTAGGCTTTGTTGAGATTCCAAAAGAGTCATTACCAGAACATAAAATATGGGCCGACTGTATAAAATGTAAACATTTTCCAATATGCAACGAAGTATCCCTGATAAAAGACCTTTAG
- the mrdA gene encoding penicillin-binding protein 2, translated as MKIKIILLVFASIWLGLLVRVFILSVESNHIYSKLSLKNTIRLEHIAPVRGEIVDIKNRAVAINKLGFKIQLAPHLTSRKSSHNLDEEIDKLCALLPSLDKKKIKKRYAKKESYYNHNFIDVVHFIAYEEIMPVYSTLNLRENVKIIPAPKRHYPYKNIAAHMIGYVSRANKKDIDGDALLELLGNTGKTGIEKYYNKYLQGTAGKRQIKVNANNEEIKQLMYESADEDKKLTLSLDMELQTYIAELFGDRVGAVIVMDVNGSVLSAGSFPNYDLNIFVSGMSHAMYNKLSSSLDHPFTNKLINGLYPPGSTIKPMLGLLYISTDLSSKWTVECKSSLPLGGRIFRCWKKQGHEHTDITKAIRESCDDYFYKGSLILGNQKMSMGLKRYGLSKKTGIDLPNEFIGVVPSKEWKREKYNRSWNIGETVNMSIGQGDFLVTPLQIAQQTALMATGKLPTPHIAKKIGDEVIKHELQDVLTKEELKNLPKIQNAMYHVCNRAKGTATNYLHSKVKIAGKTGTAQVIAIKQDIEKRKLERELSYYNRSHAWFTTYGPYKNPQYVVMAMIEHGGHGGHAAGSIISDIYNKLLELGYIKK; from the coding sequence ATGAAAATTAAGATCATACTACTAGTATTTGCATCAATCTGGTTAGGGCTATTAGTTAGAGTCTTTATTTTAAGTGTTGAGTCAAATCATATCTATTCAAAACTCTCTTTAAAAAATACTATAAGGCTAGAACATATTGCTCCTGTTCGTGGGGAGATAGTAGACATAAAAAATAGAGCGGTTGCTATAAATAAACTAGGATTTAAGATACAGCTAGCCCCACACCTCACAAGTAGAAAATCATCTCATAATCTAGATGAAGAGATAGATAAACTTTGCGCACTTCTTCCTTCCTTAGACAAAAAGAAAATAAAAAAGAGATATGCGAAGAAAGAGTCTTACTATAATCATAACTTTATCGACGTTGTCCATTTTATTGCATATGAGGAGATAATGCCTGTCTACTCAACGCTAAACTTGAGAGAAAATGTTAAGATCATTCCTGCACCAAAACGCCACTATCCATATAAAAACATTGCTGCACACATGATAGGGTATGTATCGCGTGCGAATAAAAAAGATATTGATGGAGATGCTCTGCTGGAGCTGTTAGGTAACACTGGTAAAACAGGTATTGAGAAATACTATAATAAATACCTTCAAGGTACAGCTGGTAAACGCCAAATAAAAGTTAATGCTAATAACGAAGAGATTAAGCAGCTTATGTATGAAAGTGCTGATGAGGATAAGAAACTCACTCTTAGTTTGGATATGGAACTTCAAACATATATAGCTGAACTATTCGGAGATAGGGTAGGTGCAGTTATAGTTATGGATGTTAATGGATCTGTTTTATCTGCAGGTAGTTTTCCTAACTATGATTTAAATATCTTTGTTTCGGGTATGTCGCATGCTATGTATAATAAATTGTCATCAAGTTTGGATCACCCATTTACAAATAAGTTGATAAATGGTCTTTACCCTCCAGGCTCCACGATCAAACCAATGCTTGGACTGCTTTATATATCAACGGACTTAAGTAGTAAGTGGACAGTTGAGTGTAAGTCATCCCTTCCTTTAGGTGGAAGAATATTCAGATGTTGGAAAAAGCAGGGGCATGAGCATACCGATATCACAAAGGCTATAAGAGAGAGTTGCGATGATTATTTTTACAAGGGTAGCTTGATCTTAGGGAATCAAAAGATGAGTATGGGACTTAAACGTTACGGACTTTCTAAAAAAACGGGCATTGATTTACCTAATGAGTTTATTGGTGTTGTTCCTTCAAAAGAGTGGAAAAGAGAGAAATACAATAGATCATGGAATATTGGGGAAACGGTAAACATGTCTATAGGGCAGGGTGATTTTTTAGTAACGCCACTTCAAATAGCACAGCAGACTGCGCTTATGGCAACAGGTAAGCTTCCAACTCCTCATATTGCTAAAAAAATAGGTGATGAAGTTATCAAGCATGAGTTGCAAGATGTTTTAACAAAAGAAGAACTTAAAAATCTGCCTAAAATACAAAATGCTATGTACCATGTATGTAACAGAGCAAAAGGTACTGCAACTAACTACCTACACTCTAAAGTAAAGATCGCTGGAAAAACGGGAACGGCTCAGGTAATTGCCATTAAGCAAGATATAGAAAAAAGAAAATTAGAAAGAGAACTCTCCTACTACAATCGTTCGCATGCATGGTTTACAACATATGGACCATATAAAAATCCGCAGTACGTTGTCATGGCTATGATAGAACATGGTGGACATGGTGGGCATGCTGCTGGTTCGATTATATCGGATATATATAACAAGCTCTTAGAGCTTGGTTATATAAAAAAGTAA